From a single Lentisphaerota bacterium genomic region:
- a CDS encoding MBL fold metallo-hydrolase, producing MARHVNASVWAAGLLLAGQTAGAAAIQDAEAAAHGDAAAEQTEVKRYEFAGVTIVQFKLSVLSHYSYLVVSDGDALVVDPSRDILVYQDTARKEGWAITGVFLTHSHADFVAGHSEFTKAFGCPVYQSRESGAKYPIAALSDQQTLKWGEVTLQFLATPGHTPDGMCALVFDTADTATPRAILTGDTLFVGSIGRPDLLGGTMAAATLAGMGYDTWKNKLSKLDDSVIVLPAHGAGSLCGAHLRDEPSSTIGTERATNPYLQHTGRNNFITAVLEGLPDAPHYFAHNARMNQAGPPPVAWSAPLPPVPALDKTLTDASAVYVVDLRDAKRFAAGHIPNAVNIGLRGRLESWTGTLVPWGSRIVLCGDDEEDLKEAVFRLHRVGYPVAGTVGFDAWIAARQPVLSNEPIDPQTLHQRMQDGTGPLIVDVRLPSEWMGLRIGNVVNLPLNLLGDLAVTKLDPREPVVTVCNSAYRSSMGIGLLERRGFTKVASLVGGSEAWIEAGLPVIQPAAPGGTTAAGPARAVNLPSRIDAAALKRMIVDLPGAFDLVDIRPAGSFADYQLPGARNVTMANLIADPTFLTGAGPLVIVDRDGSLAMAAGGILSQKTERQIHVLFGGLDAYWRDAEMGGPVKAVPLAPAVSAMPAVRPAAPMPAAPQAPQAPKKKSAGC from the coding sequence ATGGCGCGTCACGTGAATGCTTCGGTTTGGGCCGCCGGGCTGTTGCTGGCCGGACAAACGGCGGGGGCGGCGGCGATCCAAGATGCGGAGGCTGCGGCTCATGGTGATGCCGCCGCCGAGCAGACGGAGGTCAAACGGTACGAGTTTGCAGGCGTCACGATCGTGCAGTTTAAGCTGTCGGTTTTGTCGCACTACTCCTATCTCGTGGTCAGCGACGGAGATGCGCTGGTGGTCGACCCGTCCCGCGACATTCTGGTTTATCAAGACACGGCCAGGAAGGAGGGATGGGCGATCACGGGCGTCTTCCTGACCCATTCGCACGCCGATTTCGTGGCGGGGCACAGCGAATTCACGAAGGCGTTCGGCTGTCCCGTCTATCAAAGCCGGGAAAGCGGGGCAAAATACCCCATCGCGGCGCTGTCCGATCAGCAGACGCTGAAGTGGGGCGAGGTCACGCTTCAGTTTCTGGCCACGCCGGGGCACACGCCTGACGGCATGTGCGCCCTCGTTTTTGACACGGCCGACACAGCCACACCCCGCGCCATTCTGACTGGCGACACGCTGTTCGTGGGGTCGATCGGGCGTCCCGATCTGTTGGGCGGGACGATGGCCGCCGCCACGCTCGCGGGGATGGGCTACGACACGTGGAAGAACAAACTCTCGAAGCTCGACGACAGCGTAATCGTCCTGCCCGCGCACGGCGCGGGTTCGCTGTGCGGTGCCCATTTGCGAGACGAGCCCTCCTCGACCATCGGCACGGAACGCGCGACCAATCCCTACTTGCAGCACACGGGTCGGAACAACTTCATCACGGCCGTGCTGGAGGGTTTACCCGACGCGCCACACTACTTCGCTCACAACGCCCGAATGAACCAAGCGGGACCGCCGCCCGTCGCATGGAGCGCCCCGCTGCCTCCGGTTCCCGCCCTGGACAAGACGCTGACCGATGCCAGCGCCGTTTACGTCGTTGATCTCCGCGACGCGAAGCGCTTTGCGGCGGGACATATTCCGAACGCAGTAAACATCGGACTGCGCGGGCGGCTGGAATCGTGGACGGGCACCCTCGTGCCGTGGGGCAGCCGCATCGTGCTGTGCGGCGACGACGAGGAGGATTTGAAGGAGGCCGTTTTTCGCCTGCACCGCGTCGGTTACCCGGTCGCGGGCACGGTGGGCTTCGATGCCTGGATCGCGGCCCGGCAGCCCGTCTTGTCGAACGAGCCGATCGATCCGCAAACCCTCCATCAGCGGATGCAGGACGGCACCGGACCGCTCATTGTCGACGTGCGCCTGCCGAGCGAGTGGATGGGGCTCCGCATCGGCAACGTGGTAAACCTGCCGCTCAATCTCCTGGGCGATCTCGCGGTCACGAAGCTCGACCCGCGCGAGCCGGTCGTGACGGTCTGCAACTCGGCGTACCGCAGCAGCATGGGGATCGGCCTGCTGGAGCGCAGGGGATTCACAAAAGTGGCCTCTCTGGTGGGCGGCAGCGAGGCCTGGATCGAGGCCGGACTGCCGGTGATCCAGCCCGCCGCTCCGGGCGGAACGACAGCGGCGGGGCCCGCCCGCGCGGTAAATCTGCCATCCCGAATCGATGCTGCGGCGCTCAAGCGGATGATCGTGGACCTGCCCGGGGCATTCGACCTTGTGGACATTCGTCCCGCCGGGTCGTTCGCCGATTATCAACTGCCCGGCGCGCGCAACGTGACGATGGCCAACTTGATCGCCGACCCCACTTTCCTCACGGGCGCGGGGCCTCTGGTGATCGTGGACCGCGACGGCTCGTTGGCCATGGCGGCGGGCGGGATCCTTTCGCAAAAGACGGAGCGGCAGATCCACGTGCTGTTCGGCGGTCTTGACGCCTACTGGCGCGACGCGGAGATGGGCGGGCCGGTCAAGGCCGTGCCGCTTGCGCCCGCCGTGTCCGCAATGCCGGCGGTGCGACCGGCCGCTCCGATGCCGGCCGCTCCACAGGCGCCCCAGGCGCCGAAAAAGAAAAGTGCGGGGTGCTGA